One Arachis hypogaea cultivar Tifrunner chromosome 18, arahy.Tifrunner.gnm2.J5K5, whole genome shotgun sequence genomic window, TACATGAAGGCGGTTTCCACTGCAGGCCAGGAATCAAGCATAGCAACTGATTACACACTCAAGGTAGTTACTAGTTAGTTATTACTAATTAGTAGTGTTCGATATATAACTATTCATGTGTCTCTCGATGTCTATCATCCTTGTTATAGATAGAAATTTAGTTATATGTTGTTGAATTTTGCAGATCTTGGGACTGGATATATGTGCTGATACTATGGTAGGGGATGAAATGCTGCGTGGAATCTCCGGTGGACAAAGGAAGCGTGTTACCACCGGAGAAATGTTGGTTGGACCAACAAATGCTCTGTTCATGGATGAAATATCAACAGGGTTGGACAGTTCCACAACTTTCCAGATTGTGAGCTCTCTGAGGCAGTATGTTCACATTATGAATGGAACGGCGGTTATATCTTTGCTGCAGCCAGCACCAGAGACTTATGAACTGTTTGATGACATCATCTTGATCTCCGATGGGCAAGTTGTGTACCATGGAGCCCGCGAATACGTGCTGGACTTCTTTGAGTCCATGGGATTCAGGTGTCCAGAGAGGAAAGGTGTTGCTGACTTCCTTCAAGAAGTGACTTCAAAGAAGGATCAAGCACAGTATTGGTCTCGCAGGGACGAGCCTTATCGATTCGTGACGGTTACTCAGTTTGCTGAAGCCTTTCAGTCATTCCACGTTGGAAGGAAACTTAATGAAGAGATTGCAGTTCCATTTGACAAGTCTAAGAGCCATCCAGCTGCATTAACCACTAAGAAGTATGGTCTCAACAAGAAGGAACTCTTGAAGGCTAACTTCGCAAGAGAGTATCTTCTTATGAAGAGGAACTCTTTTGTTTATGTCTTCAAGCTTGTTCAGGTTTGTTTTTCTTCTACATGGCCAAATTCCGCATTTACGTTTCCATTTTCATTCTTTTCTGATACTCAAAaacttttttgtttctttgcaGCTAACCATCATGGCATTGATAGCAATGACACTGTTTTTTAGAACTAAGATGCATCACCGAAACCAGGATGATGCTGGTGTTTATGCCGGTGCCCTATTTTTCACATTGATCACAATCATGTTCAATGGAATGGCTGAAATTTCCATGTCCATTGCTAAGCTTCCTGTTTTCTACAAGCAAAGGGATCTTCTGTTTTATCCCTCATGGGCATATGCTATTCCTTCATGGATTCTCAAGATTCCTGTCACAATTGTGGAAGTTGCAGTTTGGGTTTTCCTTACCTATTATGTCATTGGATTTGATCCTAATGTCGGCAGGTAAGATATAAAATCATATAAATGTTTTTACCAAACAGCTTAAACTCTTGAGAGTTGAGAGAAGTAAAATCTGATGCGAggtcttgaattttttttttaatttttttttgcaggCTTTTCAAGCAGTATCTTTTGCTGTTATTCGTCCACCAATTGGCTTCTGGATTATTCCGTGCTATTGCAGCACTCGGTAGAAACATGATTGTTGCCAACACATTTGGTTCCTTTGCAATTCTTGCGTTTCTTTCATTGGGTGGCTTCCTTCTGTCAAGAAGTACGTAGAATTTAGTTTTACAATGCACACCCACATGTTTGATGTGTAACACAAAAGCAAAACATGCTGCATTGATTCAACCTTATGATCtcatttttgttgcattttcattTCTTTGTGATTGAAACAGAGAATATCAAGGATTGGTGGATTTGGGGTTACTGGTGTTCACCTTTGATGTATGGACAAACTGGTCTAATGGTCAATGAATTTCTTGGCCACAATTGGAATGTAATTTCATGAAACTTGCAACTTTTGGAatctatataattattatttattatatccaCAACATGCAGGCCTAATCCTAACTAACTTATTTTGCTCTTTCCAATTTTCAGAAAAGCTCCAACCCCAACTTTGGAGTTACTTTTCTCGAGAGTCGTGGATTCTTCACAGACTCATATTGGTATTGGTTAAGCCTTGGAGCCTGCGTTGGATATGTGTTCCTTTTCAATGGAGTGTTTGCGGCTGCTCTTAGTATCCTTGGCCGTGAGTATTTTTTATCAGATCATTCATTAGTGATTGTGATTCAATTCAAGACTCTTATATATGCAACAAATTCGTTACTGATAACTATTTCTTCAATATGCAGCATTTGATAAGCCACAGCCTACAATAACTGAAGAATCTGAAGATGATGCACAAGAGGTTGAATTGCCACGCATAGGTCAGTAATCTTGTTCGTATCACTCATGAACTCTCTTAATCACAACATACCACCTTTAGATGctcattttttatgtatattttttcatGCAGAAAATTCAAGATCAGCAGAAGATGCTGTTGTGGAGTCAAGCCatggaaagaaaaagggaatggtTCTTCCCTTTGAACCATATGCTATCACCTTTGATGAAGTCGTATACTCTGTTGACATGCCACAGGTAAGTCACATTCACTAACATTGTTTCTATATTTAGCTACTTTTCTTTATCAGAAAGCAAATGAAATCATTACTCTTGATTTCAACTTTCAGGAAATGAAAGAACAAGGTGTACAAGAGGACAAGTTGGTGCTTCTGAAGGGTGTTAGTGGTGCATTCAGGCCTGGTGTTCTCACTGCTCTTATGGGTGTAAGTGGAGCCGGTAAAACTACCTTGATGGATGTTCTTGCTGGTAGAAAAACTGGTGGATATATTGAAGGAAGCATAAAAGTTTCTGGATACCCTAAGAAGCAAGAAACATTTGCTCGAGTCTCGGGTTACTGTGAACAGAATGATATCCATTCACCTCATGTTACAGTCTATGAGTCCTTGCTCTACTCTGCATGGCTCCGTTTATCTTCAAGTGTTGATTCCAAAACTAGAAAGGTTTGTAACTGCTGCATTACACACCACTATGGCTAAAATCTAAGATGTTTATTATGACAAACTACTCATCACGTTTTAGATACTAATTGCTTAAAACTTTTTGGCAAATGGTTACAGATGTTCATTGAGGAAGTCATGGATCTTGTGGAGCTAACCCCATTGAGGAACTCACTAGTTGGTTTGCCTGGTGTGAGTGGTCTCTCAACCGAACAGCGCAAGAGGCTAACTATTGCAGTCGAATTGGTGGCTAATCCCTCCATAATTTTCATGGATGAGCCGACTTCTGGGTTAGATGCAAGAGCTGCTGCAATTGTTATGAGAACTGTCAGGAACACAGTGGACACAGGAAGAACTGTTGTGTGCACCATTCATCAACCTAGCATTGACATATTTGAAGCTTTTGATGAGGTAAAGGGTGATAAGATAAAAGTATCTGCATTTCATAAATTTTTTCCCCTCTCCATTGGACTTGAATCTGACATATCTTGCTTACATGTGATTCTAGTTATTCCTAATGAAGCGTGGTGGACAAGAAATCTATGTTGGGCCACTTGGTCATCATTCTAGTCATTTGATCAAGTATTTTGAGGTAGGTTCCTGCCTAAGTTCCACATTAAACTTCACTGCTATGATTCACAATAGCAATTACTTATTTTCCAATATTTTCCATTCTCCAGAGCATTGAAGGAGTGAGTAAAATCACGGACGGATATAACCCAGCAACTTGGATGTTGGAAGTTACAACAACAGCACAAGAACTCAATTTGGGTGTTGATTTTACAGATTTATACAAAAACTCTGATCTATATAGGTAAGCTAATAATGCATATGGCTGAGGTCTATCTATGCTTATAATATTCTTGAGCTCCAAAATGCTTAGACTATTTTACATGGCTTTCTcaggagaaacaagcaacttaTACAAGAGCTGGGACAGCCTGCTCCTGGTTCAAAGGATCTTCATTTCCCAACTCAATTCTCTCAGTCATTCTTGGTCCAATGCCAAGCTTGCTTATGGAAACAGCGTTTGTCTTATTGGCGCAATCCACCATATACTGCCGTGAGGTTCTTCTTCACTACTTTCATAGCTTTGATGATTGGATCAATGTTCTGGGGCCTTGGAGACAAAACGTAAGCAATACTAACACACATTCCATTTTAATTTTACTCATTTTCTTCGCTGCCCTGTTGAACACTTGAGCTAATAATCCTTGTGATTGCTGACAGCAAGAAACGGCAAGACTTGTTCAACGCAGTTGGTTCAATGTATAGTGCGGTTCTGTTCCTTGGAATACAGAATGCTTCATCGGTGCAGCCAGTGGTAGCCGTTGAAAGAACAGTGTTCTATAGAGAAAAAGCTGCTGGAATGTACTCTGCCTTACCCTATGCATTTGCACAGATACTAGTTGAAATACCTTACCTCTTCACGCAATCCGTGACCTATGGCCTCATAATTTACGCCATGCTCCAATTTGACTGGACAGCTGCGAAGTTCTTCTGGTATCTATACTTCATGTTCTTCACATTGTGCTACTTCACTTTCTATGGAATGATGGCTGTTGCTGTCACACCAAACCACCATGTTGCTGCCATTGTGGCTGCCGCATTCTATGCAATTTGGAACCTCTTTTCAGGATTTGTCGTCCCAAGACCTGTAAGTATTAACAACTTTGAACTGGTgaacaaaactaaaaaattatacttaTGAACATTTTTCTTAACTCGTTTTTGTTATGTTATGACAGAGCATACCTATATGGTGGAGGTGGTACTATTGGGGTTGCCCAGTTGCATGGTCCCTTTATGGATTGATTGGATCACAGTTTGGAGATATAACTACTCTTATGGATGATGAAGGCGGCAAGAATGTTGGGCAGTTCATACACAGTTATTTTGGAATCAAGCATGACTTCATAGGATATGCTGCTGTTGTGGTTGCTGGAATTGCTGTGCTTtttgcatttatctttgcttCTGCAATCAAGGCCTTTAACTTCCAAAAGAGATAGAGACACTTGAagaattctttattattttttcttttcccttttctttttttttttccctttcaatTTCAGTTGACACTTGTTATATTTGTATCTATGGTAGTTCATCCAACTTTGCTTTTAGGAGCAATTATTATTTTCCACCTTCTTGTGCAAATTCGGAGATGTTTTCATAAATGTACAAGCATATGAATAAGATTTTGGTTCTGTATTATCAGTTTAACTTTATAAATGAAAGATATAGTGTGTTCTGATGAATAATCATTTCAATCTTCCATATAAGAAGAGGCTTGATTTTCCTGTTAATTCTGAATCCACAATGTTTTTGTTAATAACATAAAACTACATGCAACTATGCAAGTGCAAGCTCAGTTGGCAGTAATACATTTCACAAACTAATTAACCATTTAATAATAGATATAGCTGAGACGCAAACGGTGCTAAGACAGAATATATTctaccaaataataataattcagcTACGTGTGTTTAGGCATATAAAGATCATGCAAATGCAAAAaattttaggaattttttaaTGTCATGACTCAAGTGAGAACCAAGGGAAGAAAATTTCCTATTCTAACACACTTGCATCCATTTCTTTTCCCTGAAACACACGTTCATCTTGTTCAATAATGAATATCATCCATTAAtaatttctcttatttctttctttcttggtaAATTCTGTCTAccaattcttttcatttttttttttggtaaataattcttttcatttttatagttttttttttcccatTAATCAACTTTGCGTAAAGCCCAAAAGAAATATTACACTGCATTATTCTTTTGGACTTGAGAAACTAGACTACATTAATCCTATGGGTTATTTCATTTTGATATGGTCAGAACtaatctctctcttctttttttttattttgctaacAGACTTATCAAGGCCTAACATGCAAAAATATCTATTTTGGGTAGATTCCATTGGGTTTTGTTATTCTAAATGGGCTATTTATAGCCCATAAATTGACCAAAAACCCTGTGGCACAAAAAAGAAGCAGAGAAATGAATGTAACAGTAAAaaagcgccgttgccggggatcgaacCCGGGTCACCCGCGTGACAGGCGGGAATACTCACCACTATACTACAACGACTTCGTTGATAGAGTAGCGTATCGAAAGCttaatatttcatttttttagaaaacaaacaaaaacaaaaacttcATAGGATACCCAGGATTCCAATCACTTTCATGTTGTAGTTCCCTATTCGGATCCATTGAAGATATGAGGTTCCAGTCTTATTGCATGGTCCGTTACACAATTGGCAAAAAATACagctataaaatatatattttgctcCCCTGTTTTTCATTTGAGGGGGTTTGTGCTGTTTGATTGACCATATCAAACATTATTTTGGCTTTTGCTATAAGCTTTGATTGAAGATATCCTAGGCAGCATAGGGCCTATTCTGGTACCTAGGTACATTAATTTGGTTACCTTTAGTTAAGTACTATATGCCACACCATTTATGTTATAGTATGTAGGGAAATTGGCTAGGCCATGTTGCTCTGTCTCTTGCTCTCGTATGTATCCAAGCCTTTCTTCATATATAGAATGCATAGTGATATCTTTTAGCTATGGTCGAATCTTTATGAGGGAATCTGCCAGGCATTGATAATCACCTTCATCAGTTGCACCATTCATTGTGTTTGTTTTTATCAATCACACGGATGGACCGTATAATTAATTAACCACTTCTGTGACATAAGGTAGTGTTTATTTTGAGATAATGAAATAGAAATTGAGAGACTGAAactcaatatcatgtttgttTTAAGTAGACTACTTTAtatcattattaatatataaaaatgataatatttagtTATGACTTATTATCTTATTATAATAGAAGGAATATAATAAAGGTTTTgctaaaaaaaaatctatagtaattatatataacatatatgatattaaaattattagtagtaattttaaaaattattagtagtaattttaaaaatttgttaataaatacataacatattatatgtattaaaaaCGTCGTaatctttttatataaaattgttcATTAGTAACCTTAGCAAGTGTTCTTATTAACTAAAACCCTAATAATTATTAGCATATAGAAATTCCGAATCTACTATGTAGGGGTCACAAGTCACAGCGTCCATTGCTTCCAATTAGGAGCCAGTCCGTGCGGTACTAAACATTGAAAACGATATGATTTTGGAATTAGTAaccattttctttgaaatcatgCATAGACCCACGATGGAACGTACCTCTCAATCACACATTGATAAGATTAATTAAGATAACAATTAATGCTGATCTTAATTAGATCTGAATTGTATACTGTGGTCATTCACAATCCGGGAAAAGACATTGACCTAATATGAAGATTAATTAAGATGGCCTAGGTCCATAGGTTCAATttgttatatttaataatttattattatttttgttgctatgAATTGTTGCTCGTGTGGTGGGATCAGAAAGTGATAACTTTAATTTGGACTTTTAATCCACACGTCAACATGATTTGAAAAggtgaaataaaaatgaaatgcgTGTATTGAAAAGTCTGATATATATAAAAGCATTCGTCTTATTATTACACATTTTGGTGCAAGTAAAACGTCTCATTCACAAAATCTTAATACAAATCTAGCTAGCTACTAGTAACTAGTATCGTATatgcatgataaattgataataattAAGGGAAATGCTATAGTGCTTAAAATATGGTGTCTAACTTATTAATAAAGGTaaagaaataatatttaataaattttatatattttattttttatttataaaaaaagttaGGCAATTTAGGCACAATAATAAAAATCCACCAATaattaatctatatatatatatagttgatgtGACTAAGATTTTGATTCGGATAATGATATCCTGGTCTACGACTGATTTTTTTTGACAGAAACACTTCAACGGAAAAGGCCTTAATTAGCTTATAAACATACATACACAGTTCAATTAAAACGGGTTAGTTAACTAAGTTGGGTTCATCGAGTGGTTAACTCACTCGTcagcttaagcaagtgtcgggagttcgaatCTCGCTTTGTGTATGCAATAATTTATTGGCCAGCGGCAGACTCTTAAATGGAGCTCAAATCAACGACAGATTAGtctttgtataaaattgattttgtaaaattgattttgattaaaaGTGAGTTAGTATTAACGCTATTTATGTCTggcaatttttattcaaaatggattatagtaaactaaatattgtttggattacattattcaaaatcacttttaggtaaaaaattacagaaaatgacataaatttaaataattattttatattatcttataattttattttaaatatttaaataaattttaatatttttttagtactctCAGTATTTTTTAGTACTCTAGTAGGATTAATAGAATCATAatacaaagtaaaaaaatatttcatgtataaaagaaataataataacagtaaaaaaactcatataaacaaaaaaaaaacagaagttttataaaaaacaataatatgcataagagagtattagaaaaaatattataaaaaaataaacatataaataatGAAGGA contains:
- the LOC112769380 gene encoding pleiotropic drug resistance protein 1, whose translation is MEGTDIYRASNSLRRSSSVWRNSGVEVFSRSSREENDEEALKWAALEKLPTYNRLRKGLLTASQGPASEVDVTDLGYQERQKLLERLVKVAEEDNEKFLRKLKQRIDRVGLEIPTVEVRYEHLNIDAEAFVGSRALPSFINSVFNVVEGFLNMIHVLPSKKKHVTILKNVSGIVKPQRMTLLLGPPGSGKTTLLLALSGKLDKGLQVSGKVTYNGHEMNEFVPQRTAAYISQHDVHIGEMTVRETLAFSARVQGVGSRYDMLSELARREKAANIKPDPDIDVYMKAVSTAGQESSIATDYTLKILGLDICADTMVGDEMLRGISGGQRKRVTTGEMLVGPTNALFMDEISTGLDSSTTFQIVSSLRQYVHIMNGTAVISLLQPAPETYELFDDIILISDGQVVYHGAREYVLDFFESMGFRCPERKGVADFLQEVTSKKDQAQYWSRRDEPYRFVTVTQFAEAFQSFHVGRKLNEEIAVPFDKSKSHPAALTTKKYGLNKKELLKANFAREYLLMKRNSFVYVFKLVQLTIMALIAMTLFFRTKMHHRNQDDAGVYAGALFFTLITIMFNGMAEISMSIAKLPVFYKQRDLLFYPSWAYAIPSWILKIPVTIVEVAVWVFLTYYVIGFDPNVGRLFKQYLLLLFVHQLASGLFRAIAALGRNMIVANTFGSFAILAFLSLGGFLLSRKNIKDWWIWGYWCSPLMYGQTGLMVNEFLGHNWNKSSNPNFGVTFLESRGFFTDSYWYWLSLGACVGYVFLFNGVFAAALSILGPFDKPQPTITEESEDDAQEVELPRIENSRSAEDAVVESSHGKKKGMVLPFEPYAITFDEVVYSVDMPQEMKEQGVQEDKLVLLKGVSGAFRPGVLTALMGVSGAGKTTLMDVLAGRKTGGYIEGSIKVSGYPKKQETFARVSGYCEQNDIHSPHVTVYESLLYSAWLRLSSSVDSKTRKMFIEEVMDLVELTPLRNSLVGLPGVSGLSTEQRKRLTIAVELVANPSIIFMDEPTSGLDARAAAIVMRTVRNTVDTGRTVVCTIHQPSIDIFEAFDELFLMKRGGQEIYVGPLGHHSSHLIKYFESIEGVSKITDGYNPATWMLEVTTTAQELNLGVDFTDLYKNSDLYRRNKQLIQELGQPAPGSKDLHFPTQFSQSFLVQCQACLWKQRLSYWRNPPYTAVRFFFTTFIALMIGSMFWGLGDKTKKRQDLFNAVGSMYSAVLFLGIQNASSVQPVVAVERTVFYREKAAGMYSALPYAFAQILVEIPYLFTQSVTYGLIIYAMLQFDWTAAKFFWYLYFMFFTLCYFTFYGMMAVAVTPNHHVAAIVAAAFYAIWNLFSGFVVPRPSIPIWWRWYYWGCPVAWSLYGLIGSQFGDITTLMDDEGGKNVGQFIHSYFGIKHDFIGYAAVVVAGIAVLFAFIFASAIKAFNFQKR